One part of the Priestia aryabhattai genome encodes these proteins:
- a CDS encoding IS3 family transposase (programmed frameshift) encodes MCPNWNVNLQGQKYNDEFTKTIVDLYHAGNSVKELSSEYGVSEVTIYKWVKEFTPISSDKGSVKPKELAEIQKENLRLKQELEIPKKGYGHIREKVTEAELNHFIEKYKGQYTVQKMCEVLTISRSSYYNSFKKTMSKHGHQNQVLTKEIQRIHLKSKARYGAPKIHRVSLRKGFYLSLKRVQRLMKKAGIRSITKKKYRPYPSKEKVVQLNNRLKRDFSIQTINEKWVADITYIPTVRDGWYYMASVLDLHSKKIVGYSFSRSMTSELVIEALQNAYTAQKPRKGLLLHTDLGSQYTSSEFTQHVQKYEIKQSFSQKGCPYDNACIESFHAILLKKEEVYHTQYTDYSAAKLAMFQFIEGWYNRNRIHRSLGYQTPQAIEDQIRKTA; translated from the exons ATGTGTCCGAATTGGAACGTAAACCTACAGGGCCAAAAGTATAATGATGAGTTTACGAAAACCATTGTGGATTTATATCATGCGGGAAACTCAGTTAAAGAATTAAGCAGCGAATATGGCGTATCAGAAGTAACGATTTATAAATGGGTGAAAGAATTCACGCCCATCAGTTCAGATAAAGGTTCTGTGAAACCAAAGGAGTTAGCTGAGATTCAAAAAGAAAACCTTCGGTTAAAACAGGAATTAGAAATTC CTAAAAAGGGCTATGGCCATATTCGCGAAAAAGTAACCGAAGCAGAGCTAAACCATTTTATCGAGAAATATAAGGGGCAATACACAGTCCAGAAAATGTGCGAAGTGCTGACGATTTCAAGAAGTAGCTACTATAACTCCTTCAAAAAGACGATGTCAAAGCATGGTCATCAAAATCAGGTACTGACGAAAGAAATCCAACGAATTCATTTGAAAAGCAAAGCGCGTTATGGTGCTCCGAAAATTCATAGGGTCTCATTAAGAAAGGGGTTTTATCTAAGTCTAAAGCGTGTTCAACGCTTGATGAAAAAGGCTGGAATTCGTTCAATTACGAAGAAAAAATATCGTCCCTATCCGTCAAAAGAAAAGGTTGTGCAGCTGAATAATCGTTTAAAACGAGATTTCTCTATTCAGACGATTAATGAGAAATGGGTGGCAGATATTACGTATATCCCTACGGTAAGAGATGGCTGGTACTATATGGCGTCTGTATTGGATTTACATTCTAAAAAAATCGTTGGCTATTCTTTTTCTCGTTCAATGACATCCGAACTGGTCATTGAAGCACTTCAAAACGCCTATACTGCTCAAAAGCCCCGAAAGGGCTTACTTCTTCATACGGATCTTGGCTCACAATACACCAGTAGTGAGTTTACTCAGCATGTCCAAAAATACGAAATCAAGCAGTCTTTCAGCCAGAAAGGCTGCCCTTATGATAATGCCTGTATAGAGTCGTTTCATGCCATATTATTAAAGAAAGAAGAAGTGTATCATACGCAATACACAGACTATTCAGCTGCAAAGTTAGCCATGTTCCAGTTTATAGAAGGTTGGTATAACCGAAATAGAATCCATCGTAGCCTCGGCTATCAAACACCTCAAGCTATTGA